In one window of Gopherus evgoodei ecotype Sinaloan lineage unplaced genomic scaffold, rGopEvg1_v1.p scaffold_40_arrow_ctg1, whole genome shotgun sequence DNA:
- the ECSIT gene encoding evolutionarily conserved signaling intermediate in Toll pathway, mitochondrial, whose amino-acid sequence MNSVRNLLRARELSAGRGVLRQAVPGRDSPWLQERSCAQCFWLVPVRSIRSSAALSRSELVPSAKGDKEKDRGFRDGSLVPFDELFERAHEGDRNKAAFNRAVEFFCQRDIRRRGHVEFINAALRKMPEFGVERDLDVYNKILDVFPKEVFVARNFIQRMFNHYPRQQECGIHVLEQMENYGIMPNKQTKFLLLQIFGDRSHPIRKYQRLMYWFPKFKHINPYPVPAALPRDPVDLARISLQRIAADLSAEVTVYQMPLTDISDAGKEITQPHIVGIQSPDQQELLARHNPARPVFVEGPFPLWLKKTCVYYYVLRGDPLPPEEKEEVIDSERNFYYPMHLDLDLDRDLWDDEEFYVDEVAEGPIFAMCMAGAGDQATLAKWILGLQQTNPILSQTPVVFHLTPGPRELQAASDSESGEEEIPQSWHMKQEL is encoded by the exons ATGAACAGCGTGCGGAACCTGCTCCGGGCCCGAGAGCTCTCTGCCGGCCGAGGCGTCCTGCGGCAAGCCGTGCCGGGGAGGGATAGCCCATGGCTGCAGGAAAGGAGCTGTGCCCAG TGCTTCTGGCTGGTGCCTGTGCGGAGCATCCGGAGCAGCGCTGCCCTGAGCCGTTCTGAGCTCGTCCCCTCGGCGAAGGGGGACAAGGAGAAAGACAGAGGGTTCCGTGATGGGTCCCTGGTGCCCTTTGATGAGCTCTTCGAGCGGGCCCACGAGGGAGACAGGAACAAAGCTGCCTTCAACCGAGCGGTGGAGTTCTTCTGCCAGAGGGACATCCGGCGCAGAGGTCACGTCGAATTCATCAACGCGGCCCTCAGGAAGATgccggagtttggggtggagcgGGATCTCGACGTCTACAACAAGATCCTGGACGTCTTCCCCAAGGAAGTGTTCGTGGCCCGCAACTTCATCCAGAGGATGTTCAACCACTACCCGAGGCAGCAGGAATGCGGGATCCACGTCCTGGAGCAGATGGAGAACTATG GCATCATGCCCAACAAGCAGACGAAATTCCTGCTGCTGCAGATCTTTGGTGACAGGAGCCATCCCATTCGCAAGTACCAGCGGCTCATGTACTGGTTCCCCAAATTCAAGCATATCAACCCTTACCCGGTCCCGGCGGCTCTCCCCCGAGACCCCGTCGACCTCGCCAGGATCAGCCTGCAGCGCATTGCCGCGGACCTGAGTGCCGAGGTCACGGTCTATCAG ATGCCTCTGACGGATATTTCGGATGCCGGAAAAGAGATCACCCAACCGCACATCGTAG GAATCCAGAGCCCCGATCAGCAGGAACTCTTGGCTCGCCACAATCCGGCCAGGCCCGTGTTTGTCGAGGGCCCCTTCCCCTTGTGGCTGAAGAAGACTTGTGTTTATTATTATGTACTCCGCGGAGATCCACTGCCTCCTGAAGAAAAG GAAGAGGTGATCGACTCCGAGAGGAACTTCTACTACCCCATGCACCTTGACCTGGACCTGGACCGGGACCTCTGGGACGACGAGGAATTTTACGTGGATGAAG TGGCGGAAGGCCCCATCTTTGCCATGtgcatggctggggcaggagacCAGGCCACTTTGGCCAAGTGGATTTTGGGCCTGCAGCAAACCAATCCCATTTTGAGTCAGACACCAGTTGTGTTCCACCTCACGCCGGGGCCCCGAGAGCTCCAGGCGGCCTCAGACTCGGAGAGCGGCGAGGAGGAGATCCCGCAAAGTTGGCACATGAAGCAAGAACTTTAA